In Methanoregula formicica SMSP, the DNA window GTAAAAATTGATGAGTCTGAAATATCTGATCTCGAATTAGCTTTTTTCAGGGCATCGATTCCTGATGTTGAAACCCCTCCGGATATGGCGATTACTGCGTCATTGTATCACTGTGCCGTGAAGTTTGGGATAAAATATATTTTTGTTGGAAATTGTTTTAAAACTGAAGGAAAAATGCCGCCTGGTTGGAGTTATGGTGATGGGAAATACCTGACTGACATTCACAATCGGTTCGGCCGTGTTAGTTTGAAGAAGTTCCCTAATTTAATGCTCAGCGATTACCTTTATTATTTTTTGATTAAGAGGATACAGATTGTCCGTCCTCTCTATTACTTACCATATATTAAATCGGATGTAAAAAAGATACTCGAAAAGGAATTAGGTTGGATTGATTATGGTATCGGTCACCATGAATCTCGATATTGTCGATTTGTCCAAGGATATTTCCTACCCAAAAAATTTGGAATTGATAAAAGGAAAATTCATTTTTCTGCATTGGTTCGATCCAATCAGATGAGCAGACAAGAAGCTTTGAATAAACTTGAGTTGCCCGCATGCAGTGATGAAATGGTAAAGGAAGATATTCAATTTCTCTGTAATAATTTTGGTATTGAACAAAATGAGTTTAACGAAATTATTAATTCCAATCCGAGATCTCAGACTGAATTCGATTCGTATTATTCTCTGGTTTGTAAATTAAAACCATTTATTGAGATTGCATACAAACTGCATTTATTCCCGACTAAGATTTATGGAAGTTATAATCGGAAATGATATGACTGAAAAAAATAAAAACAAGAGTTTGTTTCAATATTTTTCAGAAGAGGAATTTGTTTCTGGATTTGGACGGTATTCCATCCCATATGGGGAATTTTAAGATCTTTTTGTATTTGATTAAAATTAAAACGTATTGTATCCGCGTCAATCCAACCCAATCCATCAACCCCACCTTCTTCACTTTTTTTTGTGAATAGTTGCATCACAAGACAAAAACCCAGAATGGGTGTTTTCTCTCTCAAAACTTTTTTGTCAATATATTAATCAAATTTCTGCTTTTTAGGTGGTCCATCCCGGTTTTAAAGGATCCCACTCCGGGAAGAATTAACTTATCCGCATCAGATATTTCGTTAGGGTCAGATGTAACTTTCACGAGTGTATCAAATTTTTTTATCTTGGCGGCAACAGTACCGATATTCCCTAAGCCATAATCAATAATGGTAATCATTATTCACCGGTAATAATTTGTTAAGTCTTTTTAATCAGCATTAATGGTTATATATACTACTACATTGATGAGATATTATGACTTCTTCAGATTACCAGATTTGTTCAAAATGCATTTGCGATACTACT includes these proteins:
- a CDS encoding N-acetyl sugar amidotransferase: MKKKQICARCVCDDSIPGITFDNRGVCSLCKNYDLIELEFPSNENTYKKFQQIVDNIKNNQSKGKYDCLIGISGGTDSIYTLYLARKYGLNPLALHIDDGSDTEISVHNVQTAVKKLNVDLYTVKIDESEISDLELAFFRASIPDVETPPDMAITASLYHCAVKFGIKYIFVGNCFKTEGKMPPGWSYGDGKYLTDIHNRFGRVSLKKFPNLMLSDYLYYFLIKRIQIVRPLYYLPYIKSDVKKILEKELGWIDYGIGHHESRYCRFVQGYFLPKKFGIDKRKIHFSALVRSNQMSRQEALNKLELPACSDEMVKEDIQFLCNNFGIEQNEFNEIINSNPRSQTEFDSYYSLVCKLKPFIEIAYKLHLFPTKIYGSYNRK
- a CDS encoding type 1 glutamine amidotransferase family protein — encoded protein: MQLFTKKSEEGGVDGLGWIDADTIRFNFNQIQKDLKIPHMGWNTVQIQKQIPLLKNIETNSCFYFFQSYHFRL
- a CDS encoding type 1 glutamine amidotransferase family protein gives rise to the protein MITIIDYGLGNIGTVAAKIKKFDTLVKVTSDPNEISDADKLILPGVGSFKTGMDHLKSRNLINILTKKF